In Paraburkholderia aromaticivorans, a single window of DNA contains:
- a CDS encoding MipA/OmpV family protein, with translation MRPDIASIGRRCIALAASACCTVGIAHADEPQTDSDWKISIGPGMYVFPKFPGSSQLQVLPFPQQDISWKDRLFSQGPDVLGINVLRAGNYHLGMSVSFDFQSRSSSDDARLRGLPDVHYGPKLRLFADYTWWAFTGAVAAYQDIAGTGQGLTATADLFVSAPLGNLLISMGPGLTWGNATYTHTLFGITPQESAATGLPHYDTASGLRDFHFNTNATYQINRHWSANVAAVVGRLERYAAGSPITERRLDLNGTASVLYRF, from the coding sequence ATGAGGCCTGACATCGCATCGATCGGACGCCGCTGCATCGCGCTCGCTGCAAGCGCTTGTTGCACGGTGGGGATCGCCCACGCCGATGAACCGCAAACGGACAGCGACTGGAAAATCTCCATCGGGCCCGGCATGTACGTTTTCCCGAAGTTTCCCGGCTCCTCGCAGCTTCAGGTGCTTCCCTTTCCCCAGCAGGACATTTCATGGAAGGACCGCCTGTTTTCGCAGGGGCCGGATGTGCTCGGCATCAACGTGCTGCGAGCTGGGAACTATCACCTCGGTATGTCGGTGAGCTTCGACTTCCAGTCGAGATCGTCATCCGACGACGCGCGGCTCAGAGGACTGCCCGATGTGCACTATGGGCCGAAGCTGCGGCTCTTCGCCGATTACACGTGGTGGGCGTTCACTGGCGCGGTGGCGGCCTATCAGGACATCGCGGGAACCGGACAAGGCCTGACGGCCACGGCTGATCTGTTCGTATCAGCGCCGCTCGGCAACCTGCTCATTTCGATGGGCCCGGGCCTCACCTGGGGGAACGCGACCTATACGCACACCTTGTTCGGCATTACGCCACAGGAAAGCGCCGCAACCGGATTGCCGCATTACGACACGGCTTCCGGCTTGCGCGATTTTCACTTCAATACGAATGCCACTTACCAGATCAATCGGCACTGGTCGGCGAACGTCGCGGCCGTTGTGGGACGCCTCGAGCGTTATGCCGCCG
- a CDS encoding alpha/beta hydrolase has protein sequence MNAPQFSSTEGNDHAVLLLHGLSSSAPELRFLARFLAEEGFATHAPELPGYSAGTGHMPMEQWISAAVAEFDALAARHRHVSVCGLSMGATLAAAVAQQRPAARALLLLSITLNYDGWAIPWYRFLLDYAYYTPMRSRYRYREHEPYGLRNEALRLKIARAMQRDKISEVGPASIAMPALHEASRLAGSVRKKLKSISTDCLIIHAIDDETSSPHNARFVAANVGASFLRTIWLDDSYHMITSDNEREVVARECALFLCESAAASVSSNTPTPVVSRALARRLRQLATLAAKR, from the coding sequence ATGAACGCGCCTCAATTTTCAAGCACCGAGGGCAACGATCACGCTGTCCTGCTTTTGCACGGCCTGTCGAGTTCTGCGCCCGAATTGCGGTTCCTTGCGCGCTTTCTTGCCGAAGAAGGCTTCGCGACCCACGCGCCGGAACTGCCTGGCTACAGCGCGGGCACCGGACATATGCCGATGGAACAGTGGATCAGCGCCGCCGTCGCCGAATTCGATGCGCTTGCCGCGCGACACCGGCACGTTTCGGTGTGTGGCCTCTCCATGGGCGCGACACTGGCCGCCGCCGTCGCGCAACAGCGTCCGGCCGCACGCGCCTTGCTGCTGCTGTCCATCACGCTCAATTACGACGGCTGGGCGATTCCCTGGTACCGGTTTCTGCTCGACTACGCCTATTACACGCCGATGCGCTCGCGCTACCGCTATCGTGAGCACGAGCCCTACGGCCTGCGCAACGAGGCGTTGCGCCTGAAGATCGCGCGCGCGATGCAGAGAGACAAAATCAGCGAAGTGGGACCCGCATCCATTGCGATGCCCGCGCTTCACGAAGCAAGCAGGCTTGCGGGCTCGGTGCGCAAGAAGCTGAAAAGCATCAGCACCGATTGCCTTATCATTCACGCGATTGACGACGAAACGTCCAGCCCGCATAACGCGCGCTTCGTCGCGGCAAATGTCGGGGCATCGTTTCTCCGCACCATCTGGCTCGACGATTCGTACCATATGATCACATCGGACAATGAACGCGAGGTCGTCGCACGGGAATGCGCGCTTTTCCTGTGCGAAAGCGCTGCGGCGTCGGTGTCCAGCAACACGCCGACGCCCGTCGTTTCACGCGCGCTCGCCCGGCGCCTGCGGCAGTTGGCAACCTTGGCGGCGAAACGATGA
- a CDS encoding DUF4118 domain-containing protein, translating to MKVKNSRRWASRGRKRWIIAAAALFTAALIRSILHPLLGPIMPGTAFLIAGVLVEYYCGLAPAICVILAGLGLADYLFVPPYGRIDIIDASDIRLLVSYPLITIVVITLVERMRRAQYRAELLSAVAHSRYEILLRRDNERLLARRATDEMHRMLHHIAQHNRSLILIKALDPATSAPPGSFVAAAATSTSGGIIDDESFHAGVAYGARHSQVHQEDLARVRGRLVPGHHRMRFLSGGQHWRAIECVCERFTTPSGEFLILRAED from the coding sequence ATGAAAGTAAAAAATTCCCGACGGTGGGCGTCGCGTGGCCGTAAGCGCTGGATTATCGCGGCGGCGGCACTCTTTACCGCCGCCCTCATCCGCTCGATACTTCATCCGCTGCTCGGCCCGATCATGCCGGGAACCGCCTTTCTTATCGCCGGCGTGCTCGTGGAGTACTACTGCGGTCTTGCGCCTGCAATCTGCGTGATACTGGCGGGTCTCGGTCTTGCCGATTACCTGTTCGTGCCGCCGTACGGACGCATCGACATCATCGATGCGTCGGATATCCGGCTGCTGGTCTCCTATCCGCTCATCACGATCGTTGTCATCACGCTGGTCGAGCGCATGAGACGCGCGCAGTATCGCGCCGAGCTGCTGTCGGCGGTGGCACACTCACGCTATGAAATACTGCTGCGTCGCGATAATGAACGCCTGCTCGCGCGTCGCGCCACGGATGAAATGCATCGGATGCTGCATCACATCGCGCAGCACAACCGTTCGCTCATTCTCATCAAGGCGCTCGATCCAGCGACGAGCGCACCGCCCGGCAGTTTCGTCGCGGCGGCGGCAACCTCAACATCTGGTGGAATCATCGACGACGAATCGTTTCATGCGGGCGTCGCTTACGGCGCCAGGCATTCGCAGGTGCATCAGGAAGATCTCGCGCGTGTGAGAGGCCGGCTGGTGCCGGGTCATCACCGCATGCGTTTTCTATCGGGCGGACAGCATTGGCGCGCAATCGAATGTGTGTGCGAACGCTTCACTACGCCATCGGGCGAATTTCTGATTCTGCGGGCGGAAGACTGA
- a CDS encoding alpha/beta hydrolase gives MRLLDYTLRFAVVAYLIGALALYLMQDRLLLPAVPDAADLRTVTHAGDDIDVWNAHGVYAGYVVTPTEQEPRGTFVLYHGNEESAETKLPLADVFVRAGYRVVIVEYPGHSKRRGERTMKAALVASRDALSAALSQWHGPVYLVGESLGAGMASQVVKGNEPVIAGVVLITPWDSLANVAAEKYPIFPVPWMLHDIFDSVAAVSRYDGPLVIVGAQQDALIPVAHARRFAGEHDHARLMLLPTAGHDDWIGAMTPQDWRRILQWLKAG, from the coding sequence ATGCGCCTGCTTGACTATACCTTACGCTTCGCTGTCGTCGCCTACCTGATCGGGGCGCTGGCCCTGTATCTGATGCAGGACCGCCTACTGCTCCCAGCTGTACCCGATGCAGCCGATCTGCGCACGGTCACACACGCGGGCGACGACATCGACGTGTGGAACGCGCACGGTGTGTACGCGGGTTACGTCGTCACGCCGACGGAGCAGGAACCCCGCGGCACGTTCGTGCTCTATCACGGCAACGAAGAGTCGGCGGAGACCAAGTTGCCGCTTGCCGATGTATTCGTGCGCGCCGGGTATCGCGTCGTCATTGTTGAGTATCCGGGGCACAGCAAGCGGCGAGGTGAGCGGACCATGAAGGCGGCGCTCGTCGCATCGCGTGACGCCTTGTCAGCCGCGCTCTCGCAATGGCACGGGCCGGTCTACCTCGTGGGCGAATCGCTAGGCGCGGGCATGGCATCGCAAGTGGTGAAGGGCAACGAGCCGGTGATCGCGGGCGTCGTGCTGATTACGCCGTGGGATTCGCTCGCCAATGTGGCCGCGGAAAAGTATCCGATCTTCCCGGTGCCCTGGATGCTGCACGACATCTTTGATTCTGTCGCTGCCGTATCGCGTTACGACGGGCCGCTCGTCATCGTCGGCGCGCAGCAGGACGCGTTGATTCCGGTCGCGCATGCACGACGTTTCGCCGGCGAACACGATCATGCCCGGCTCATGCTGTTGCCCACCGCCGGTCACGACGACTGGATCGGCGCCATGACGCCGCAGGACTGGCGACGCATTCTTCAATGGCTTAAGGCCGGATGA
- a CDS encoding phospholipase D family protein, which produces MVTLRSLSAMLSLLALVACASLPPQANREPTHAITDTENTRLGIAFRPQAEAHPGQDAFHLLRDPVDALDARVLLADRTDRSLDLQYYIWHDDLTGSELADAVMHAADRGVRVRVLLDDLGTNADDRKLLEISSHPNIEIRLFNPVATRTFKTIGAALEFSRVNRRMHNKAMIADNQAAILGGRNIGDEYFGASSMLDFGDLDVVVHGPVVTDVSTEFDTFWNSPYAYPIDALVGHDAAPDGLERQREKLRDDVRAAENTPYVIEAKQWLDQIIHGQGTELSWGHATVLYDDPSKIAHAPSDSAGHLMPKLRALALQPENELLIVSPYFVPGKDGVERLRALTAHGVRVTVLTNSLASTDVAAVHAGYQRYRRDLVEAGVRLYERRPAGDQSISKQVVFGSSRASLHAKTYVFDRKGIFIGSMNLDPRSLKLNTEIGVYCESPAIASEVATDLESRIDRIAWHVEIRTDAAGQGRLKWIQTAADGTTTELDAEPEVSAARRIEVWFLGLLPIESQL; this is translated from the coding sequence ATGGTCACGCTGCGTTCGTTGAGTGCGATGCTTTCATTGCTGGCGCTGGTTGCGTGCGCCAGTCTTCCGCCACAGGCAAATCGCGAGCCGACGCATGCGATCACGGACACCGAAAACACGCGCCTTGGCATTGCGTTCCGTCCGCAGGCCGAGGCGCACCCGGGCCAGGATGCGTTTCATCTGCTGCGCGATCCGGTCGACGCGCTCGACGCACGCGTGCTGCTCGCCGATCGCACCGACCGTTCGCTCGACCTCCAGTACTACATCTGGCACGACGACCTGACCGGGAGCGAGCTGGCCGACGCGGTCATGCATGCGGCGGATCGAGGCGTACGGGTACGTGTACTGCTCGACGATCTCGGCACGAACGCGGATGACCGGAAACTGCTCGAGATCAGCTCGCATCCTAACATCGAGATACGGCTGTTCAATCCGGTCGCCACCCGCACGTTCAAGACGATCGGTGCTGCGCTCGAGTTCTCGCGTGTGAATCGGCGCATGCACAACAAGGCGATGATTGCGGACAACCAGGCCGCGATCCTCGGGGGCCGAAACATCGGCGACGAATACTTCGGCGCATCGTCGATGCTGGATTTTGGCGATCTCGACGTCGTGGTGCACGGTCCTGTCGTGACCGACGTATCGACTGAATTCGACACATTCTGGAATTCCCCGTATGCATATCCGATCGACGCGCTCGTCGGCCACGACGCGGCGCCGGACGGGCTGGAGAGGCAGCGCGAGAAATTGCGCGACGACGTGCGGGCTGCGGAGAACACGCCGTACGTAATCGAGGCGAAGCAATGGCTCGACCAGATCATTCATGGCCAGGGCACCGAACTCTCCTGGGGGCACGCAACCGTGCTGTATGACGATCCGTCGAAGATTGCGCATGCGCCGAGCGACAGTGCGGGGCACCTGATGCCGAAACTGAGGGCGCTCGCGCTACAGCCTGAGAACGAACTGCTGATCGTTTCGCCGTATTTCGTGCCGGGCAAGGACGGCGTCGAGCGGCTTCGCGCGCTCACCGCGCACGGCGTGCGCGTGACGGTGCTGACCAACTCGCTCGCATCGACCGACGTGGCTGCCGTGCATGCCGGTTACCAGCGCTATCGGCGCGATCTCGTCGAGGCCGGCGTACGACTGTACGAGCGGCGGCCGGCCGGGGATCAGAGCATCTCGAAGCAGGTTGTGTTCGGGTCTTCGCGCGCGTCGCTGCACGCGAAGACGTATGTGTTCGACCGAAAGGGCATCTTCATCGGTTCGATGAACCTCGACCCGCGCTCGCTGAAGCTCAACACGGAGATCGGTGTCTATTGCGAAAGTCCGGCCATTGCATCCGAGGTGGCGACGGACCTGGAATCGAGAATAGATCGGATCGCGTGGCATGTGGAGATCAGGACCGATGCAGCGGGTCAGGGCCGGCTCAAGTGGATTCAGACTGCGGCGGACGGTACGACGACTGAACTGGATGCAGAGCCCGAGGTGTCGGCCGCGCGCCGTATTGAAGTCTGGTTTCTCGGGTTATTGCCGATCGAGTCGCAGTTGTGA
- a CDS encoding SGNH/GDSL hydrolase family protein: MQTVCRFAFLALTCSVISLSHSSNASADSADPQRSPMQVVSFGDSLSDVGTYAYARQFGGGTYTTNPGAISVQVIAEHYGAGLTPALTGGFGQPSIVHPDGFGYAQGGARVAGPPNPGDATGDTGELQTPLTSQVAAYLQSHTRFTGQQLVLMQGGANDVQDAYGTWAEMVANGGDPGASLQAVLPSLRQAAQQFAELVHNVQQHGATRIVVQNVPDIGKAPIASLLEQQLPGSAKVLRRLAQVFNTALDEALPSSPAVLRIDAFTFIDEVSKNYRQLGFRFDGSIGANVACAPANLPPAFQADNTSALFCSRSTYVSPHADNVYMFADAYHPTTHLQKIVGDYVVVQIDTWLHK, encoded by the coding sequence ATGCAGACAGTCTGTCGTTTTGCGTTCCTTGCGTTGACATGCAGTGTCATCAGTTTGTCCCATTCATCGAACGCATCGGCCGACTCTGCCGATCCGCAACGAAGCCCCATGCAGGTCGTCTCGTTTGGGGACAGTCTTTCGGACGTTGGCACCTACGCGTACGCCCGACAATTCGGCGGCGGCACCTACACCACTAATCCGGGCGCTATCTCCGTACAGGTTATCGCGGAACATTACGGGGCGGGCCTCACGCCCGCGTTGACGGGCGGCTTCGGACAACCGAGCATCGTTCATCCGGATGGATTTGGCTACGCCCAAGGGGGCGCCCGAGTCGCCGGGCCGCCGAACCCCGGCGATGCAACGGGCGACACCGGCGAGTTACAGACTCCACTAACCTCACAGGTGGCCGCCTATCTTCAGTCGCATACACGCTTCACCGGCCAGCAACTCGTACTGATGCAAGGCGGGGCCAACGACGTTCAGGATGCCTATGGAACATGGGCCGAAATGGTTGCGAACGGCGGCGATCCGGGCGCCTCTTTGCAGGCAGTGCTACCTTCGCTGAGACAGGCCGCGCAACAATTTGCGGAGTTGGTGCACAATGTGCAACAACACGGCGCCACACGTATCGTTGTACAAAACGTACCGGACATCGGCAAGGCGCCGATCGCGAGCCTTCTCGAGCAGCAACTGCCGGGCTCCGCAAAAGTGCTTCGGCGTCTGGCGCAGGTATTCAACACCGCGCTGGATGAAGCGCTCCCTTCATCGCCGGCTGTGCTGCGGATCGACGCGTTCACGTTCATTGATGAAGTATCAAAGAACTATCGCCAACTTGGTTTTCGCTTCGATGGGAGCATCGGCGCCAACGTAGCATGCGCGCCGGCAAACCTGCCCCCGGCATTTCAAGCCGATAACACCAGCGCGCTCTTCTGCTCGCGCTCAACGTATGTCTCCCCCCATGCTGACAACGTCTACATGTTCGCCGACGCTTATCATCCGACGACTCACCTGCAAAAAATCGTAGGGGACTACGTCGTGGTCCAGATCGACACGTGGTTGCACAAATAG
- a CDS encoding acyl-CoA thioesterase: MYFHTRKWVKPEDLNPNGTLFGGSLLRWIDEEAAIFAISQLGNQRVVTKFMSSINFVNSARQGDVIELGITATHFGRTSLTLRAEVRNKITRKSILTVEQMVFVNLDAKGEPAPHGRTKIRHPDEVFEAYQQDRMRTAVEPSHTSESFPAGVIH; this comes from the coding sequence ATGTATTTCCACACCCGCAAATGGGTCAAGCCCGAAGATCTGAACCCTAACGGCACGCTCTTCGGCGGTAGCCTGCTGCGCTGGATCGACGAGGAAGCGGCGATTTTCGCCATCTCCCAGCTCGGCAACCAGCGCGTCGTGACGAAGTTCATGTCGTCCATCAACTTTGTAAACTCAGCCCGTCAGGGCGACGTGATCGAACTGGGCATCACGGCGACGCACTTCGGACGCACGTCGCTGACCTTGCGCGCGGAAGTGCGCAACAAGATCACGCGTAAAAGCATTTTGACCGTCGAACAAATGGTGTTCGTGAACCTCGACGCGAAGGGCGAACCGGCGCCGCACGGCCGCACCAAAATTCGGCACCCGGATGAAGTGTTCGAGGCGTATCAGCAAGACCGGATGAGGACTGCTGTCGAGCCGTCTCATACGTCGGAATCTTTCCCCGCGGGCGTCATCCACTGA
- a CDS encoding IS630 family transposase produces MSRGRHATPVKLARKERQELQSLIRRTTAAQRDVTRARIALMAHEGYTSAAISQELGVSVQTVSQWRQRIARQGAQGIREAERSGRPPRITQETRLQLIALACEVQEAQGRATPTLDEIVTRAVERGIVEQISRSHVQRILQAGDVRPHRVQQWLHSPDPAFREKVNVICKLYRKAPKSAVVLSIDEKTGIQAIERKHPGRPPAAGRLRRREFEYIRHGTQSLIAALDVHTGRVLGSCRDRRTQGDLVAFMESVATAYPGKQVHVIWDNLNTHLAQAVWQAFDARHGGRFHFHFSPLHASWVNQIELWFGLYTRRVLRHASHTSTAHLCERTEQFIRERNQTARPFRWTFRGYPLQTGAS; encoded by the coding sequence ATGAGTCGAGGACGCCATGCAACGCCAGTGAAGCTGGCCAGGAAGGAAAGACAGGAGCTGCAGTCGCTGATCCGACGCACGACGGCTGCCCAGCGCGATGTGACACGGGCACGCATCGCGTTAATGGCTCACGAGGGCTACACGAGCGCAGCGATCTCACAGGAACTGGGCGTGTCCGTGCAGACCGTCAGCCAGTGGCGCCAGCGCATTGCGCGGCAAGGCGCGCAGGGGATTCGGGAGGCAGAGCGCAGTGGTCGTCCGCCGCGCATCACGCAGGAGACGCGGCTGCAGCTGATCGCACTGGCGTGTGAAGTGCAGGAAGCGCAAGGTCGGGCCACGCCGACGCTCGATGAGATTGTGACGCGTGCAGTCGAGCGAGGAATCGTCGAACAGATCAGTCGCAGCCATGTGCAGCGCATCCTGCAGGCTGGCGACGTTCGCCCGCATCGGGTGCAACAGTGGCTGCACAGTCCAGATCCGGCGTTTCGCGAGAAGGTCAACGTGATCTGCAAGCTGTACCGCAAGGCGCCGAAGAGTGCAGTGGTACTGAGTATTGACGAGAAGACCGGCATCCAGGCCATCGAGCGCAAGCATCCTGGGCGCCCCCCGGCAGCCGGACGGTTACGCCGCCGGGAATTTGAATATATCCGTCACGGTACCCAGTCGCTGATTGCCGCGCTGGATGTTCATACCGGACGGGTACTGGGAAGCTGCCGCGACCGGCGTACCCAGGGCGACCTGGTGGCTTTCATGGAAAGTGTGGCAACCGCGTATCCGGGTAAGCAGGTGCACGTAATCTGGGACAATCTGAACACGCATCTCGCCCAGGCCGTGTGGCAGGCATTCGATGCGCGGCACGGTGGACGGTTTCATTTCCATTTCAGCCCTTTGCACGCGAGCTGGGTGAACCAGATCGAACTGTGGTTTGGGCTCTATACGCGCCGTGTGCTGCGTCACGCCAGCCACACCAGCACGGCGCATCTTTGCGAGCGTACAGAGCAGTTCATCCGCGAGCGCAACCAGACGGCACGTCCCTTCAGATGGACTTTCCGCGGCTATCCGTTGCAAACTGGCGCATCCTGA
- a CDS encoding ribbon-helix-helix protein, CopG family, which yields MSRILVDLPDAQVEELAVLAEAERRPRAAVIRDAIEAYIANHKQARGADVFGLWKNKKIDGLEYQQELRSEW from the coding sequence ATGAGTCGGATTTTGGTTGACTTACCCGATGCGCAGGTCGAAGAGTTGGCGGTACTTGCGGAGGCGGAGCGCCGCCCCCGTGCTGCTGTAATCCGTGACGCTATCGAGGCGTATATCGCGAATCACAAGCAAGCGCGCGGGGCCGACGTTTTCGGGCTGTGGAAGAACAAGAAAATAGACGGCCTGGAATACCAGCAGGAGCTTCGCTCGGAATGGTAA
- a CDS encoding type II toxin-antitoxin system VapC family toxin, with translation MVRALFDTNILVDYLGGVSAAKKELSRYEYRAISTITWMEVLVGTTAEDEATIRAWMGSFEVVALDTAIANRAVEIRKQRRIRLADAIVWASAQVNSLLLVSPNTKDFPADEPGVRVPCKI, from the coding sequence ATGGTAAGAGCACTTTTTGATACTAACATTTTGGTCGACTACCTCGGTGGTGTCAGCGCAGCGAAGAAAGAGCTTTCGCGTTACGAATATCGAGCGATCAGCACCATCACTTGGATGGAAGTTCTGGTCGGCACGACGGCGGAAGATGAAGCGACGATTCGCGCATGGATGGGTTCCTTTGAAGTCGTCGCGTTAGACACTGCCATCGCAAATCGCGCGGTCGAGATTCGCAAGCAAAGGCGAATCCGATTGGCTGATGCGATCGTTTGGGCATCCGCACAAGTTAATTCGCTGTTGCTGGTTTCTCCCAATACGAAGGATTTTCCTGCGGATGAACCAGGCGTGCGGGTCCCCTGCAAGATCTAG